In a single window of the Trichoderma breve strain T069 chromosome 6, whole genome shotgun sequence genome:
- a CDS encoding glycosyltransferase sugar-binding region containing DXD motif domain-containing protein encodes MLLHEKQDSFSPLRQILGHVSQRRYRNYAAVGIALVLLSMVWLSGSLTLHSSRQKFHDDYVSNRVPEWTSRVNKSNDSHLIPANIWQIVLPKTQPFMGDPNHVHIDARQLEFTASWLATNPDWQYTLVGQKGGNEFVESHFKTNPKIIETYHNISNVGQKSDFLRYLLLSVYGGVYTDTDTVALKPVDVWVPEAFRNKARLIVGIEFDRRDGGPWADIPHWLQFCQWTIAAAPGHPVFTRMVNRVLNSLDDLSALHGVPISQLKPESFEVMNSTGPAAWTDMVFEQLQVYNPLLNDTQDLSFMEEPTLIGDILILPIDGFGMGQDHSKSTNDGSIPPTAMMRHMFQGSWRGD; translated from the exons ATGCTTCTCCACGAAAAGCAAGACTCGTTCTCGCCGCTGAGGCAGATCCTGGGCCATGTCTCGCAGCGCCGCTACCGAAACTACGCCGCCGTCGGCATCGCCCTGGTGCTGCTCTCTATGGTCTGGCTGAGCGGCAGCCTGACGCTTCACTCGAGCAGGCAAAAGTTCCACGACGACTATGTTAGCAACCGCGTGCCCGAATGGACCAGCCGGGTCAACAAGTCCAACGATAGCCACCTGATTCCCGCCAATATCTGGCAGATAGTCTTGCCCAAGACTCAGCCGTTTATGGGCGATCCGAATCACGTTCATATAGACGCCAGACAGCTTGAATTTACCGCTTCCTGGCTAGCCACGAACCCAGACTGGCAATA CACTCTGGTTGGCCAGAAGGGTGGTAACGAGTTCGTCGAGAGCCACTTCAAAACCAACCCCAAGATCATCGAGACCTACCACAACATCAGCAACGTGGGCCAAAAGTCGGATTTCCTGCGATACCTTCTCCTCAGCGTTTACGGCGGCGTCTACACAGACACCGACACCGTCGCCCTCAAGCCCGTCGACGTCTGGGTCCCGGAAGCCTTCCGGAACAAAGCCCGTCTTATAGTGGGGATTGAATTCGATCGCCGTGACGGCGGCCCGTGGGCCGACATCCCCCACTGGCTCCAGTTCTGCCAGTGGaccattgctgctgctcctggccATCCTGTCTTTACCAGAATGGTGAACCGCGTGCTGAACTCTCTCGACGACTTGTCGGCTCTTCACGGGGTGCCTATTAGCCAGCTCAAGCCCGAGAGCTTCGAGGTCATGAACTCGACCGGACCAGCGGCCTGGACCGACATGGTCTTTGAGCAGCTGCAAGTGTACAACCCTCTTCTCAACGATACTCAGGATCTGTCCTTTATGGAGGAGCCCACCCTCATCGGCGACATTTTGATCCTGCCCATTGACGGCTTCGGCATGGGCCAGGACCACTCAAAAAGCACAAACGACGGAAGTATTCCCCCGACGGCCATGATGAGACACATGTTCCAGGGATCATGGAGAGGAGACTAA
- a CDS encoding sugar transporter domain-containing protein, producing the protein MAIGNIYVIAGVSVVGGALFGFDISSVSAQLAEQSYLCYFNQDENPPTTADGKCGGPRSLVQGGITASMAAGSWLGALISGPLSDRLGRKYSIMVGCIIWVIGSTLSCASQNIGMLIVARIINGISVGIESAQVPVYIAEISPPSKRGRFIGMQQWAITWGILIMYYISYGCSFIGDDNPLSYNTAAWRIPWGLQMIPAFFLFFMMMPLPESPRWLARKDRWEDCRAVLTLVHGKGDPNHPFVAYELQDIKDMCEFERQHADVTYLDLFKPRMLNRTFIGLFTQIWSQLTGMNVMMYYIANIFSMAGYSGNANLLASSIQYIINVLMTIPALLWVDKWGRRPTLLIGSVLMALWMYANAGILATYGEVVPGGIDHVAAQSMRVSGAPAKGLIACTYLFVASFAPTWGPVSWTYPPELFPLRLRGKGVAMATSGNWAFNTALGLFTPVAFANIKWKTYLIFAVFNTVAFFHVFFVFPETAGKTLEETEAMFEDPNGIPYLGTPAWKTKVATSLTVRAEQGDVEAKIAHDTEKPPIHTHEEETTQ; encoded by the exons ATGGCTATCGGCAACATCTACGTGATTGCCGGCGTGTCCGTCGTCGGCGGCGCGCTCTTCGGCTTCGACATCTCGTCTGTGTCGGCCCAGCTGGCCGAGCAGTCGTATCTCTGCTACTTCAACCAGGATGAGAACCCCCCAACCACGGCCGATGGCAAATGTGGTGGTCCGCGGTCTCTCGTCCAGGGAGGTATCACCGCCTCCATGGCTGCTGGCTCCTGGCTGGGAGCTCTGATTTCGGGTCCCCTGTCTGATCGACTGGGCCGAAAGTACTCCATCATGGTCGGATGTATCATCTG GGTCATTGGTTCCACTCTCTCCTGTGCCTCCCAAAACATTGGTATGCTCATTGTCGCCCGTATCATCAACGGTATCTCCGTCGGTATCGAATCTGCTCAGGTCCCCGTCTACATTGCCGAaatctctcctccctccaaGCGTGGTCGCTTCATTGGTATGCAGCAATGGGCCATCACTTGGGGCATTCTCATCATGTACTACATCTCCTACGGCTGCTCCTTCATTGGCGATGACAACCCCCTCAGCTACAACACCGCCGCCTGGCGTATCCCATGGGGTCTCCAGATGATCCccgccttcttcctcttcttcatgatgatgcccCTTCCCGAGTCTCCTCGTTGGCTCGCCCGCAAGGACCGCTGGGAGGACTGCCGAGCTGTCCTTACTCTCGTCCACGGCAAGGGTGACCCTAACCACCCCTTTGTCGCCTACGAACTGCAGGACATCAAGGATATGTGCGAGTTTGAGCGCCAGCATGCCGATGTCACCTACCTCGACCTGTTCAAGCCTCGCATGCTCAACCGTACCTTTATTGGTCTCTTCACTCAGATCTGGTCGCAGCTGACTGGCATGAACGTCATGA TGTACTACATTGccaacatcttctccatggctgGTTACAGCGGCAATGCCAACCTGCTTGCCTCGTCCATTCAGTACATCATCAACGTTCTCATGACTATTCCTGCCCTACTCTGGGTCGACAAATGGGGTCGCCGCCCCACGCTTCTTATCGGTTCCGTCCTCATGGCCCTGTGGATGTATGCCAACGCCGGTATTCTCGCCACCTACGGTGAAGTCGTTCCCGGTGGTATCGACCACGTTGCTGCCCAGTCGATGCGTGTCTCCGGTGCCCCTGCCAAGGGTCTCATCGCCTGCACCTATCTCTTTGTGGCTTCCTTTGCGCCCACCTGGGGTCCCGTCTCCTGGACCTATCCCCCGGAGCTGTTCCCTCTTCGTCTCCGAGGTAAGGGTGTCGCCATGGCCACCTCTGGAAACTGGGCCTTCAACACCGCTCTGGGTCTCTTTACCCCCGTGGcctttgccaacatcaagTGGAAGACGTACCTCATCTTCGCCGTCTTCAACACAGTTGCCTTCTTCcacgtcttcttcgtcttccccgAGACTGCCGGAAAGACTTTGGAAGAGACTGAGGCCATGTTTGAGGACCCCAACGGCATTCCCTACTTGGGAACTCCCGCCTGGAAGACCAAGGTCGCAACCAGCCTCACTGTCCGTGCCGAGCAGGGCGACGTCGAGGCCAAGATTGCCCACGACACCGAGAAGCCTCCGATCCACACTCACGAGGAGGAGACTACCCAGTAA